A stretch of the Arachis stenosperma cultivar V10309 chromosome 6, arast.V10309.gnm1.PFL2, whole genome shotgun sequence genome encodes the following:
- the LOC130933335 gene encoding cytochrome b6-f complex subunit 4-like, which produces MSGSFGGWINKNSPIPITKKPDLNDPVLRAKLAKGMGHNYYGEPAWPNDLLYIFPVVILGTIACNVGLAVLEPSMIGEPTDPFATPLEILPEWYFFPVFQILRTVPNKLLGVLLMVSVPAGLLTVPFLENVNKFQNPFRRPVSTTIFLIGTAVALWLGVGATLPIEKSLTLGLF; this is translated from the coding sequence ATGTCCGGTTCTTTCGGAGGATGGATCAATAAGAATTCACCTATCCCAATAACAAAAAAACCTGACTTGAATGATCCTGTATTAAGAGCGAAATTGGCTAAAGGAATGGGTCATAATTATTATGGAGAACCCGCATGGCCAAACgatcttttatatatttttcccGTAGTTATTCTAGGTACTATTGCTTGTAACGTAGGTTTAGCAGTTTTAGAACCATCAATGATTGGGGAACCCACGGATCCATTTGCAACTCCTTTGGAAATATTGccggaatggtatttctttccTGTATTTCAAATACTTCGTACAGTGCCCAATAAGTTATTGGGCGTTCTTTTAATGGTTTCGGTACCCGCGGGATTATTAACAGTACCCTTTTTGGAGAATGTTAATAAATTCCAAAACCCATTTCGTCGTCCAGTATCAACAACCATCTTTTTGATTGGTACTGCAGTAGCCCTTTGGTTGGGTGTTGGAGCAACATTACCTATTGAGAAATCCCTAACTTTAGGTCTCTTTTAA